Proteins encoded in a region of the Zea mays cultivar B73 chromosome 4, Zm-B73-REFERENCE-NAM-5.0, whole genome shotgun sequence genome:
- the LOC100277475 gene encoding uncharacterized protein LOC100277475, which produces MDGDAGMIPSSPSAETSPSSSDSDIATESTTGSFFRDRSTTLGTLMGVSLADEEREDHHHYSGQDAVEEGTGSGTPCAPVHEEEEGEGRRWRRRWRRRHWRGAAAGWWRLCRDDVRVPTSLGHFLGMERQLSGAGLLCGDDGRAGERDAAAAETGRWKLRRPAHGTSSSLARLPVLLTAICSGGAT; this is translated from the exons ATGGACGGTGACGCCGGCATGATCCCATCCTCGCCCTCCGCCGAGACATCGccgtcctcgtccgactccgatatCGCCACTGAG TCCACCACGGGGTCGTTCTTCCGGGACCGGAGCACGACGCTGGGCACGCTGATGGGCGTGTCCCTCGCCGACGAGGAGCGGGAGGATCACCACCACTACTCAGGGCAGGACGCAGTGGAGGAGGGGACCGGGTCGGGGACGCCGTGTGCTCCGGTGCATGAGGAGGAGGAAGGGGAGGGGCGGAGGTGGCGCCGCAGGTGGAGGCGCCGGCACTGGCGCGGCGCCGCGGCCGGCTGGTGGAGGCTGTGCAGGGACGACGTCCGCGTGCCCACGTCGCTCGGCCACTTCCTGGGCATGGAGAGGCAGCTCTCCGGCGCCGGGCTGCTGTGCGGCGACGACGGCCGCGCGGGGGAGCGGGACGCTGCCGCGGCTGAAACGGGGAGGTGGAAGCTGCGGAGGCCGGCGCATGGGACCTCGTCGTCCTTGGCGAGGCTGCCGGTGCTGCTCACGGCGATCTGCAGCGGTGGAGCCACTTGA
- the LOC100285370 gene encoding polcalcin Jun o 2, which translates to MGLVVSATASCSDIFFSRRRSSSPPPPAAASTPPPTYTIPEPALVRVFRHFDADGDGRISADEMRELCGCTAVEADEMVAVADRDGDGFISLEELEALFEDGDRSDTLRAAFAEYDENGDGVITAEELRRALWRLGIVGEEMTAERCAEMIAVVDIDGDGVVCFDEFKAMMDTAAAS; encoded by the coding sequence ATGGGTCTCGTCGTCTCCGCCACCGCGTCCTGCAGCGATATCTTCTTCAGCCGACGCCGCTCCTCAAGTCCGCCTCCCCCAGCCGCGGCTAGCACTCCCCCGCCCACGTACACAATACCGGAGCCGGCCCTCGTCCGCGTGTTCCGCCACTTCGACGCGGACGGCGACGGCCGCATCTCGGCGGACGAGATGCGCGAGTTGTGCGGGTGCACAGCCGTGGAGGCAGACGAGATGGTAGCTGTCGCGGACCGCGATGGAGATGGGTTCATCAGCCTCGAGGAGCTCGAGGCGCTGTTTGAGGACGGCGACCGGTCAGACACGTTGCGCGCTGCGTTCGCCGAGTACGACGAGAACGGCGACGGCGTGATCACCGCGGAGGAGCTGCGCCGCGCTCTGTGGAGGCTGGGGATCGTCGGGGAGGAGATGACGGCCGAGCGGTGCGCAGAGATGATCGCGGTGGTGGACATAGACGGCGACGGGGTGGTCTGCTTCGACGAGTTCAAGGCCATGATGGACACGGCGGCGGCGTCATGA
- the LOC100285063 gene encoding uncharacterized protein LOC100285063, with amino-acid sequence MAAAAAGFTPATARKALFTTTVTLLSSSLSRRASSIRSRNLSCSAAFTAATRLAPQPPDLVRWVQREGGFVHRALRVANHPEHGLGISASSAAAYGDIPIGDVLIALPSQLPLRLRRPTSAADDVLVQLAQQVPDELWAMKLGLRLLQERAKSDSFWWPYIANLPETFTVPIFFPGEDIKNLQYAPILHQVNKRCRFLLEFEKEVQQKLHTVPLVDHPFYGQDVNSSSLGWAMSAASSRAFRLHGEVPMLLPLIDMCNHSFNPNARIVQERSVNSLDMSVKVLAEKKIKQNEAITLNYGCYPNDFFLLDYGFVITQNPYDQVELSYDGALLDAASMAAGVSSPNFSAPAKWQQDILSQLNLHGEGAVLKVSLGGPDVVDGRLLAALRVLLADDPEAVHKHDLNTLMSLDVQVPLGPTVEASALRTVLALCAIALQHFHTKIMDDQAILGGGPPLITQLAVQFRLQKKFTIVDVMQNISRRIKMLSPQKSTG; translated from the exons ATGGCGGCCGCCGCCGCGGGGTTTACGCCGGCGACTGCAAGGAAGGCCCTCTTCACTACTACAGTCACTCTCCTCTCATCGTCACTCTCACGTAGGGCCAGCAGCATCCGCAGCCGCAACCTCTCCTGCTCTGCCGCGTTCACCGCCGCCACGCGCCTCGCGCCGCAGCCGCCGGACCTGGTCCGGTGGGTGCAGCGCGAGGGCGGATTCGTCCACCGTGCCCTCCGCGTAGCGAATCATCCGGAACACGGGCTCGGGATCTCAGCCTCTTCCGCCGCGGCCTACGGCGACATCCCAATTGGGGACGTCCTCATCGCGCTCCCGAGCCAGCTTCCATTACGACTACGCCGGCCCACCAGTGCCGCGGACGACGTGCTTGTGCAGCTCGCCCAACAAGTCCCGG ATGAACTATGGGCTATGAAGCTGGGCTTGAGGTTGCTTCAAGAAAGGGCCAAATCTGATTCATTTTGGTGGCCATATATTGCCAATTTGCCAGAGACATTTACTGTTCCAATCTTCTTTCCTGGGGAAGACATAAAAAATTTGCAGTATGCCCCTATCCTCCACCAG GTCAATAAAAGATGTCGTTTTCTCCTCGAGTTTGAGAAAGAGGTACAGCAGAAGCTTCATACTGTGCCCTTGGTAGATCATCCTTTTTATGGACAAGATGTAAATTCATCTTCCCTTGGATGGGCTATGTCAGCTGCCTCTTCTCGTGCATTCCGTTTGCATGGTGAAGTCCCAATGTTGTTGCCTCTTATTGATATGTGCAATCATAGTTTCAACCCAAATGCTAGGATTGTCCAGGAAAGAAGTGTAAACAGCTTAGACATGTCAGTAAAG GTTCTTGCTGAGAAGAAGATTAAGCAAAATGAAGCAATAACACTGAACTATGGCTGCTACCCAAATGATTTCTTTCTTCTTGATTATGGATTTGTGATAACACAGAATCCTTACGATCAAGTGGAACTAAGTTACGATGGAGCCCTTCTTGATGCTGCAAGCATGGCAGCTGGAGTCTCTTCTCCCAATTTTTCAGCGCCAGCCAAGTGGCAACAAGATATATTGTCACAGCTAAACCTACATGGAGAGGGTGCCGTTTTAaag GTGAGCTTAGGAGGCCCTGACGTTGTTGATGGACGCCTGTTAGCTGCTCTAAGGGTGCTTCTTGCCGATGATCCAGAGGCTGTGCACAAGCATGACCTGAATACATTGATGTCTCTTGACGTGCAAGTTCCTTTAGGTCCCACTGTTGAAGCATCAGCACTCCGGACAGTTCTTGCGCTTTGCGCGATTGCTCTCCAACACTTTCACACAAAAATAATGGACGACCAGGCCATTCTAGGCGGTGGGCCGCCTCTTATCACGCAACTGGCCGTCCAGTTTAGATTGCAGAAGAAGTTCACGATCGTTGACGTGATGCAGAATATCAGCAGGAGAATCAAGATGTTATCGCCGCAGAAATCCACTGGGTAG
- the LOC100276124 gene encoding rho guanine nucleotide exchange factor 18: MMEKQSREHQEGWRRQKQQQEEEVVMVMHSQVMRIKQEEDERAKVHETYQHHVSEMRRGLRDLDRQRSRSPLGRAARTAISIGGDS; this comes from the coding sequence ATGATGGAGAAGCAGAGCAGGGAGCACCAGGAAGGCTGGCGGCGGCAGaagcagcagcaggaggaggaggtGGTGATGGTGATGCACAGCCAGGTGATGCGGATCAAGCAGGAGGAGGACGAGCGGGCCAAGGTGCACGAGACGTACCAGCACCACGTCTCCGAGATGCGCCGAGGCCTGCGGGACCTCGACAGGCAGCGCTCCCGCTCCCCGCTCGGCCGCGCCGCCCGCACCGCCATCTCCATCGGCGGCGACTCCTAG
- the LOC100382285 gene encoding uncharacterized protein LOC100382285 encodes MPRRPYDARHPHPGVPPPPAPLPPPHRRPAPLPSHTHSLPPSPCSAPSPSPLCLRSTSLTASDLTASPHRPNGIFASDAPIDVDAAMEDELREKEDGSPRQLERGSSCTVSGFKKFFRKNEQFRDALAKHRLLTPTTPLARQGSDDMSLVSSVI; translated from the exons ATGCCACGCAGGCCCTATGACGCCCGCCATCCTCATCCAGGAGTGCCCCCACCCCCAGCGCCCCTTCCACCCCCGCACCGCCGTCCTGCCCCTCTCCCCTCCCACACCCACTCCCTTCCTCCATCTCCATGCTCGGCGCCCTCACCATCTCCCCTCTGCCTCCGCTCCACCTCCCTAACCGCCTCCGACCTAACCGCCTCCCCCCATAGACCGAACGGGATCTTCGCGTCCGACGCGCCCATCGACGTGGACGCCGCCATGGAGGACGAGCTACGGGAGAAGGAGGACG GTAGCCCCAGGCAACTCGAAAGAGGTAGCAGCTGCACTGTCTCAGGCTTTAAGAAATTCTTTAGAAAG AATGAGCAGTTCAGAGATGCACTTGCGAAGCACAGACTTCTGACACCAACGACACCATTAGCAAGGCAGGGATCCGATGATATGTCCTTGGTGTCATCCGTGATATAA